The Staphylothermus marinus F1 genome has a segment encoding these proteins:
- a CDS encoding fucose isomerase has protein sequence MKMLLLGFASRLHGELYYKSMFQEVTDILSVFKDLEIHKDIITEPVTIDVNNYELIIAYLLTGGTSKLAYKVLMSTDRKPVLIIAHSKHNSLASALSLRTKLLDAGVKVKLIYFLDKNDLLMKFTRFYKGVVAGYSLKYLRIIEINDYPETSDEGKRFADRFGAEIIHVNYDELWRIAGEATIDDIRELENLVHQYIDLSGTNKQYLDKVLRIYYALRKLLSIHGANAIVIDCFPLVLKYNITPCLAVAMMNAEGIPTACENDYYSLVSLFISLALTGYPGWISNPSGITSDGYLRFAHCTIAPVLGRNCFLTTHFETGNPYAVVCRFRADKVLFIRVDKGFDGLTIYRGKVVRSGLLEPGYCRTQLIIDTGTLKPEEFVEKATGNHHVFIPWSKRLIESLKHMAWWMNWRIEIRN, from the coding sequence ATGAAAATGCTTCTGCTAGGTTTTGCGAGTAGGTTGCATGGTGAGCTATACTATAAGTCTATGTTTCAAGAAGTAACTGATATCTTATCTGTATTTAAAGATCTAGAAATACACAAAGATATAATTACTGAGCCAGTAACCATTGATGTTAACAACTATGAATTAATTATTGCTTATTTATTGACTGGTGGAACAAGCAAGCTTGCTTATAAGGTATTAATGAGCACAGATAGGAAACCTGTTCTTATAATTGCTCATAGTAAACATAATAGCTTAGCATCAGCTCTTTCATTAAGAACGAAACTATTAGATGCTGGTGTAAAGGTTAAGCTAATTTATTTCTTGGATAAAAATGATTTATTAATGAAGTTTACAAGGTTTTATAAGGGTGTTGTTGCTGGGTATAGTTTAAAATATTTGAGAATAATAGAGATCAACGATTATCCTGAGACTAGTGATGAAGGAAAAAGATTCGCAGATAGATTCGGAGCAGAGATTATCCATGTAAACTACGATGAACTATGGAGGATAGCCGGAGAAGCTACAATTGACGATATAAGAGAATTAGAGAATCTCGTGCATCAATACATTGATCTCTCAGGCACTAATAAACAGTATCTAGACAAAGTTCTACGCATATATTATGCTCTACGAAAGCTCTTATCAATACACGGAGCAAACGCTATTGTTATTGATTGTTTTCCCCTAGTTCTCAAATACAATATTACACCATGCTTAGCGGTTGCAATGATGAATGCAGAGGGAATACCGACTGCTTGTGAAAATGACTATTATAGTCTGGTCTCACTATTTATAAGCTTGGCGTTAACTGGTTATCCTGGATGGATATCTAATCCAAGCGGTATAACTAGTGATGGTTATTTAAGATTTGCTCATTGCACAATAGCACCGGTTCTAGGAAGAAATTGTTTCTTAACAACACATTTTGAAACAGGAAACCCATATGCTGTGGTGTGCAGGTTTAGAGCTGATAAAGTATTATTTATTAGGGTTGACAAGGGTTTCGATGGGTTAACAATTTATAGAGGCAAAGTAGTTCGTTCAGGACTATTAGAGCCAGGTTATTGTAGAACACAATTAATCATAGATACTGGAACATTGAAGCCCGAAGAATTCGTTGAGAAAGCAACAGGAAACCACCACGTGTTTATTCCTTGGAGTAAGAGATTAATTGAATCATTAAAACATATGGCTTGGTGGATGAATTGGAGAATAGAGATAAGAAACTAG
- a CDS encoding thiamine-phosphate kinase yields the protein MDELENRDKKLGELGEEGVLEKIISKYIHKPLPGEYLDYPDDARDILPISPRILVNIDGYSISSMKLPWRTWSDVGYVAVAGAISDQIAKGAVPRDIMVSLGLPPSMEASIVEEIYKGIDEASRDYNLRLLGGDTNSSSTPWISVAVIGYTTAKKPPSRKNAKPGDIVVVTSLYGAMGYVAINGVENAIHKEWVVEATKRPRPFLETAIVIASNYRGVHASIDVSDGLGYALKELSKRSNVRIILEDKPLYYKELEEICNGNTRCLWKYVLNGGEEYGVILTIDPRLSDMIIDYMKKFRIPHKIIGRVEQGHGLVFEKEEISIDEIVRWDHFKGWVPIFSNS from the coding sequence GTGGATGAATTGGAGAATAGAGATAAGAAACTAGGAGAACTCGGAGAAGAAGGTGTTCTCGAGAAAATTATTTCTAAATACATACATAAACCCTTGCCTGGAGAATACTTAGATTATCCAGATGATGCACGAGATATTCTCCCAATTTCTCCACGAATACTCGTGAATATTGATGGATACAGTATTTCCTCTATGAAGCTTCCATGGAGGACATGGTCTGATGTAGGATACGTAGCTGTGGCGGGGGCTATAAGTGATCAAATAGCTAAGGGAGCTGTTCCCAGAGATATAATGGTTTCACTAGGTCTACCCCCCAGCATGGAGGCAAGCATTGTTGAAGAAATATATAAGGGCATTGATGAAGCTTCAAGAGATTATAATTTAAGACTCCTCGGAGGAGACACTAATTCATCTAGTACACCATGGATTAGTGTTGCAGTAATAGGTTATACTACCGCTAAGAAACCGCCTAGTAGGAAAAACGCTAAGCCCGGAGACATAGTTGTTGTTACAAGTCTTTATGGCGCAATGGGTTATGTAGCGATTAATGGGGTTGAGAATGCTATACATAAGGAATGGGTTGTAGAAGCAACAAAACGTCCAAGACCATTTCTTGAAACAGCAATTGTTATAGCGAGTAATTATAGAGGAGTACATGCTTCAATAGATGTAAGCGATGGATTAGGTTATGCCTTAAAAGAGTTATCGAAGAGGTCAAATGTTCGGATTATTCTGGAAGATAAACCCCTCTACTATAAGGAGTTGGAAGAAATATGTAATGGAAACACTCGTTGCTTATGGAAATATGTATTGAATGGCGGAGAAGAATACGGCGTTATACTAACAATAGATCCCAGGCTTTCAGATATGATAATTGATTATATGAAGAAGTTTAGAATACCACATAAAATAATTGGAAGAGTAGAGCAGGGACATGGCTTAGTGTTCGAAAAAGAAGAGATCAGCATAGATGAAATAGTGAGATGGGACCATTTTAAAGGATGGGTACCAATATTCAGCAATAGTTAA